A region of Phormidium ambiguum IAM M-71 DNA encodes the following proteins:
- a CDS encoding tyrosine-type recombinase/integrase: MTESQVLMMIGMEPSKEKKLLMRFLYDTGCQISELTSLRWKHLIELESGCGLAVLLGKGDKVRNVIIPAQTWTELMTMGNIASPNDPVFEGRGKRAISQTEIRRIIQAAAERAGINKNVSPHWLRHSHATHAANRNVPLPLIQSTLGHTNVATTSTYLHARPNDK, translated from the coding sequence TTGACGGAATCCCAGGTATTGATGATGATTGGGATGGAACCGTCAAAAGAAAAAAAACTGTTAATGAGGTTTTTATATGATACGGGTTGTCAGATTTCGGAACTGACTAGTTTGAGGTGGAAACATTTAATTGAATTAGAGAGCGGTTGTGGTTTGGCGGTGTTGTTGGGGAAGGGAGATAAGGTCAGAAATGTAATTATTCCGGCTCAAACTTGGACGGAGTTGATGACTATGGGGAATATTGCCAGTCCCAACGATCCGGTGTTTGAGGGTCGAGGAAAACGAGCGATTTCGCAAACGGAAATTCGCCGGATTATTCAAGCCGCAGCAGAACGGGCGGGGATTAATAAAAATGTCAGTCCCCACTGGTTGCGACATTCCCACGCTACTCATGCGGCAAATCGCAACGTGCCGCTACCGTTGATTCAGAGTACGCTGGGACATACAAATGTGGCTACTACTAGTACTTATTTGCACGCTCGACCAAATGATAAGTAG
- a CDS encoding site-specific integrase: MSSTAVLVPVKLWNKTALLAEGLISSTPLVQVETNEELIELWLANKKSRHTRRAYQQDIDYFLGFIENKPLPLVTGNDLIAYKQALERSLNQKKAGETISPNTVARRLLGVRSLFSFACDKARLLPFNVAKVLEPSRFRDRR; this comes from the coding sequence ATGTCAAGTACAGCCGTACTAGTCCCGGTCAAATTATGGAATAAAACTGCTTTGCTTGCTGAGGGGTTGATTTCCTCAACTCCATTGGTGCAGGTAGAAACAAATGAAGAGTTAATTGAATTATGGTTGGCAAACAAAAAATCGCGTCACACTCGTCGCGCCTACCAGCAGGATATCGATTATTTTTTAGGGTTTATCGAAAACAAGCCGCTGCCGCTGGTTACGGGTAATGATTTAATTGCTTACAAGCAAGCTTTAGAGCGATCGCTCAATCAGAAAAAAGCAGGGGAAACTATTTCGCCGAATACGGTAGCGAGGCGGTTGTTGGGAGTACGCAGTTTGTTTAGTTTTGCTTGCGATAAGGCGAGGTTGTTACCGTTTAATGTAGCAAAGGTGTTGGAGCCGTCTAGGTTTCGCGATCGGCGTTAG
- a CDS encoding toprim domain-containing protein translates to MTSNQDSFNKAEQPSGASQPRLQKNTNALRDHWQNDVLPRLTPEIVYTDPSHRFQISPDRWRGGSPFRESKSGTSFAVWPSTLRFYDSGMGFAGDPITYIHSLKVGHWEHPKGKDWVEALRELSRIAGVEHLFPERSYSAQQVERAQKWEERRGIFAAVYTLCAEYLWSEQGIAVRSHLTEKRGFTENQLRDLKIGLYPTTALVEGTLGEQGFNIELALECGVLTRKWEGYVIFPWLTPHAEPLTMYGHWPASKADIPLKKDCPGWKKERDTAWKAWNKLTQAQKTENPWLEPQIPKKYACWNPKDESGSWLSTKESPLYFERALKARHTDVVLVEGVTDAALAQSYGDTKVIACVAASLSKEQVQTLSRYRIERVNICLDPDLAGDKGIISCIKSLQAAGITPYVAPCLPKDSDGDGDPDRFIIKYGIEAWKQHTNFDNATHGFRWMARQIIATHGQENEQLSDAIRETILREASLFTSSVERQHSEALATYFWPQIKQAVGTIQIIPTASDAMPVVASSTVSLLRGNDNSSRGGNSRRNNSNSRASSNSHRKQNDGGDSGGGTNNGSSYNDELWEDNDWDAPQAWNGEIGKWYKEDNGTFKFKPLTDFDFIITGEVMAAPGSDTGGGYLVKIKRSFESTEKEIFLKSLECISVKDFTTAINQKFGVHLSCRLSQDQLVALIHERLKDYHVNRSGKTYRCIDRWGQQEDGTWVFANYQFNPNGVPTNREESLWVYNPLLGAADHIIPPEILPSNSTALRNLLEAQSKFAGSNFIYFLLCDGYVAASLHFQEILKIEKFFPILNPCGDPGSKKTVAVRSALSLAGWGDMEAGGLASISMSMAYERLKCLGSIPSLWDDPFGNKRQDKETLDEFMHRLYNGFPRQVRGNSQKPHSPIIPTTNQSLGETNPATKSRIIPLFMPVIKDGNRRAWNELRKACLQAGSAFVDLIKIGYPQEAVYAVRERLEQHLPKAHERAADNLAPLVFYAQKVADLAGFDIDVEAWVIKNLCPTLNEGLTGLNSVTDFFDKLPALMSANYVGSWNAEVVESREYGKVLALHLPSIWTEFDRQFSPAYNRPILERVLADMGAIKNKSAKLHSDRDQVLAYQRALLTIRYDDKGDAIFPNPPERINKKCLFVPERLWKSLNLDWLLEDDEPDDPSPGGGSPYNSPDPNDGNPSSGSPHSQTDIPDANSSSSNQDSDRVTHSHQSWVTSYNLEQQSISPALSFASHQVTACSQESDLVTTRSCIPSEFFKQTNFLALFVEYSFLVTLVTLSALTLLSLDSSTFEESPIVGNSMVTSCETWVTCFRSGKLTQNYSSQLERLISASCKKQYVYIYV, encoded by the coding sequence GTGACAAGCAATCAAGACTCTTTTAACAAAGCAGAGCAACCATCCGGTGCATCTCAACCACGGCTTCAGAAAAACACGAACGCCCTCCGCGACCACTGGCAGAATGATGTACTTCCCAGGCTTACGCCAGAAATAGTTTACACCGACCCATCCCATCGATTTCAAATTAGTCCAGATCGTTGGCGAGGAGGCAGCCCGTTCCGCGAGAGCAAATCAGGTACATCCTTTGCGGTCTGGCCTTCAACCCTGCGATTTTACGATTCTGGCATGGGATTTGCTGGAGATCCGATTACCTATATCCACAGTTTGAAAGTAGGACACTGGGAACATCCTAAAGGAAAAGATTGGGTAGAAGCACTGCGGGAATTATCCCGAATTGCTGGAGTAGAACACCTCTTTCCAGAACGCAGTTACTCGGCCCAGCAAGTAGAACGCGCCCAAAAATGGGAAGAACGTCGGGGTATTTTCGCAGCAGTTTATACCTTATGTGCCGAATATCTGTGGAGCGAACAAGGAATAGCCGTAAGATCTCATTTAACCGAAAAACGGGGTTTTACAGAAAATCAACTTCGGGACTTAAAGATCGGACTCTACCCCACCACTGCTTTAGTAGAAGGAACGCTCGGCGAACAAGGATTCAATATCGAATTAGCTTTGGAATGTGGTGTACTCACCCGCAAATGGGAAGGCTACGTTATTTTTCCTTGGCTTACTCCCCATGCCGAACCCCTGACCATGTACGGTCACTGGCCTGCATCCAAAGCTGACATTCCCCTCAAGAAGGATTGCCCGGGTTGGAAGAAAGAACGCGATACAGCTTGGAAAGCTTGGAACAAACTTACTCAAGCTCAAAAAACCGAAAACCCTTGGTTGGAGCCGCAAATACCTAAAAAATATGCTTGCTGGAATCCCAAAGATGAAAGCGGTTCTTGGCTTTCAACCAAAGAGTCTCCCCTTTATTTCGAGCGCGCACTCAAAGCCAGACATACAGATGTTGTCTTAGTAGAAGGAGTTACCGATGCCGCTCTAGCTCAAAGTTACGGTGATACTAAAGTAATTGCTTGTGTGGCTGCCAGCTTATCAAAAGAACAGGTTCAAACGCTCTCTCGCTACCGAATTGAAAGAGTGAACATCTGTTTAGACCCGGACTTAGCAGGAGACAAAGGAATTATTAGCTGCATTAAAAGCCTGCAAGCCGCCGGGATTACTCCTTATGTCGCTCCCTGTTTACCCAAAGATTCTGATGGTGATGGAGACCCGGATCGATTTATCATCAAATATGGAATTGAAGCTTGGAAACAGCACACCAACTTTGACAATGCTACGCATGGATTCCGTTGGATGGCTCGTCAAATTATCGCTACCCACGGTCAGGAAAACGAACAACTCTCAGATGCCATTCGCGAAACCATCCTGCGCGAAGCTTCCCTCTTCACTTCCTCAGTAGAGCGACAACACTCAGAGGCACTAGCTACTTACTTTTGGCCCCAAATCAAACAAGCTGTAGGAACTATACAAATAATTCCTACAGCTTCAGATGCCATGCCAGTTGTTGCCAGTAGTACCGTTTCCTTATTAAGAGGTAACGACAACAGCAGTAGGGGTGGTAACTCTCGCCGTAACAATAGCAACAGCCGCGCTTCCTCCAACTCTCATCGCAAACAGAATGATGGCGGGGATTCTGGAGGAGGAACTAATAACGGTAGTAGTTATAATGACGAGCTTTGGGAAGACAACGACTGGGATGCTCCGCAGGCTTGGAACGGTGAAATTGGAAAATGGTATAAGGAAGATAATGGTACTTTTAAATTTAAACCCTTAACTGACTTTGATTTTATTATTACTGGGGAAGTCATGGCTGCACCTGGTTCCGATACAGGCGGCGGCTACCTGGTCAAAATTAAACGCTCGTTTGAGTCTACTGAAAAAGAAATTTTTCTCAAGTCCCTTGAATGTATTTCCGTAAAAGATTTTACCACTGCTATCAATCAAAAATTCGGCGTTCATCTTAGCTGTCGGTTATCCCAAGACCAACTGGTGGCCTTAATTCACGAACGTTTGAAAGACTATCACGTAAATCGTTCTGGAAAAACATATCGCTGCATAGATCGCTGGGGTCAGCAAGAAGATGGCACTTGGGTTTTTGCTAACTACCAATTCAACCCCAACGGCGTTCCCACCAATCGAGAAGAATCTCTTTGGGTTTACAATCCTTTGTTAGGAGCAGCAGACCACATCATACCACCAGAAATTCTTCCTTCCAATTCTACTGCTTTGCGAAATCTATTAGAAGCTCAATCCAAATTTGCAGGTTCTAATTTTATTTATTTCTTGTTATGCGATGGTTACGTTGCAGCTTCCCTTCATTTTCAAGAAATTCTTAAAATAGAAAAATTCTTCCCCATTTTAAATCCTTGTGGCGACCCTGGCAGTAAAAAAACTGTTGCCGTGCGTTCGGCTTTATCTTTAGCTGGTTGGGGAGATATGGAAGCGGGTGGTTTAGCTTCTATTAGTATGAGTATGGCTTACGAACGATTGAAATGTTTGGGTTCTATTCCTAGTTTGTGGGACGATCCTTTCGGAAATAAAAGACAAGATAAAGAAACTTTAGATGAATTCATGCACCGCCTCTACAATGGGTTCCCCAGACAAGTGCGTGGTAATTCTCAAAAGCCTCATTCCCCAATAATTCCTACCACTAATCAGAGTTTGGGAGAAACTAATCCTGCTACTAAAAGTCGCATTATTCCCCTATTCATGCCTGTAATTAAAGATGGCAACAGACGAGCTTGGAACGAGCTCAGAAAAGCTTGTTTGCAGGCAGGAAGTGCCTTTGTAGATTTAATAAAGATTGGTTATCCTCAAGAAGCAGTTTATGCTGTACGGGAACGCTTAGAGCAACATCTTCCCAAGGCTCACGAACGCGCTGCCGATAACTTAGCTCCTTTAGTATTTTATGCTCAGAAAGTTGCTGACTTGGCTGGGTTCGATATTGACGTGGAAGCTTGGGTAATTAAGAATCTTTGTCCTACTCTTAATGAAGGTTTGACAGGGCTCAATAGCGTCACGGATTTCTTTGACAAACTACCTGCTTTAATGTCTGCCAATTACGTTGGTTCTTGGAATGCCGAAGTCGTTGAAAGTAGAGAATATGGAAAGGTATTAGCCTTACATTTACCTTCAATTTGGACTGAATTCGATCGCCAGTTTTCCCCAGCTTACAACCGTCCAATTCTCGAACGGGTGTTAGCGGACATGGGAGCTATTAAAAACAAGAGTGCCAAACTGCATTCAGATCGCGACCAAGTACTAGCTTACCAGCGTGCTCTACTCACCATTCGCTATGACGACAAAGGAGATGCTATTTTCCCCAATCCACCGGAACGAATCAATAAAAAGTGTTTGTTCGTACCGGAAAGATTGTGGAAGTCTCTCAACCTAGATTGGCTTTTAGAAGATGATGAACCGGACGATCCATCCCCCGGAGGCGGTTCGCCATATAATTCGCCAGATCCCAATGATGGCAATCCTTCTAGCGGTAGCCCCCATTCTCAAACAGATATTCCCGATGCAAATTCTTCTTCAAGTAACCAAGACTCGGATCGAGTCACCCACAGTCACCAATCCTGGGTTACTTCCTACAACCTAGAGCAGCAAAGCATTTCACCTGCTTTATCTTTTGCCAGTCACCAAGTCACCGCTTGCTCGCAGGAATCAGACTTGGTGACAACTCGAAGTTGCATTCCATCCGAGTTTTTTAAGCAGACAAATTTCCTTGCGTTATTTGTTGAATACAGTTTTTTGGTTACTTTGGTTACTTTATCAGCTTTGACGCTTCTAAGCCTTGATAGTTCTACATTTGAGGAGTCACCCATCGTTGGTAACTCGATGGTTACTTCCTGCGAAACATGGGTGACTTGCTTCCGTTCGGGGAAACTTACTCAAAATTACTCATCACAACTGGAAAGGTTGATTTCAGCGAGCTGCAAAAAACAATATGTATATATTTATGTATAG
- a CDS encoding S8 family serine peptidase yields MSTFDIGLLNTSYQITDTLNSIYPSDIYNFALNNTQSLQLSLTNISIPVEWQLKNQEGKTLQSGSINPTNSEVINLNNLSDGGYTIELFQSSGDTNYTLGIDPITGSDVGTQSSSNGQNKLDKQQNNQDSKVLVDLVNQPPKKLEFTIDSSYKLGESINVQNAKVFDEEKNLEKVDFSLKAEEGGWTDISDAMIFSTDNEGWATFNYSLTDLPIGNYHLKASAYDSLGKKSNEVVKKFTVEYVNLAPNNLEFTIPKSSYFVNETVNLTGGKIYDENGAIDLQKVDFWVQKNSGEWQDISDVISFTTDSIDKRWATFDYNLNGLEVGNYQLKGIAYDQFAAKSNEVIQSFSIVNPSTETPTTPTPTTPIIPVNPQPEEPVIPPITIPPLPLNKAPEFLEFSILPLYTNAENLSFSNAKVYDPNGVSDIDKVYFWLGNTAGQQVGTSIVGEFTPDSKGWARFDFSYNLSNLAPGRYQLWAIAQDKAGNYSNPAIENFSVITDPGSGGLSDEIRLAIANSANIENYTPEQLAKAKSWVVGVTPGQSSQNLATAIGAYDWGASEQLPNTYIWEFPNTIAPTMISEQLNSLNGVEFAYPLIPMRLIPQSEPNDPLFANQWHLLNKGQTGGTQDADLNVVPAWNLARGKGVVIGVVDDGLQYTHPDLEKRYLASLSRDFNETIGFDGRYAYRDKPLYKEIYDQSYIYDNDVNPTYKATIVDNFNNVPKDISYNLLPLDVPLTGVIRDINVLLDIDHLRSKDLAAYLSSPIEKIFNPLIGTGATRNRLPLGGTDPDDLLLTLFENNVGRKDGSFFNFNPIRLDQEASTLITQALPPFYGSYQPQMSLSKFYDQYAMGKWNLTVRDNRTGISGKLYEFGLELDTYNPHGTAVAGLIAASGNNNIGGTGVAPEASLAGLRLIADEVVDRQISDAFSYRNDAIHIYNNSWKERDWLNKAPMSLKSLETAIKFGRNGLGNIHVFAGGNDKSYRSNVNYNGFANSRYAIAVGAIDHDGKQSWYSEPGAPLLVSAYSSFYDSDNNNNSVAVTTTDLEEGQGYSESGYTNRSSRFGGTSAAAGLVSGVVALMLDANPDLSWRDVQDILVKTARKNDFDEIDPESGWWQNGGGLWVNHQYGFGAVDAEAAVREASNANRIPLAPEVSVTSVLEEVLQSIPDGDADTGISSTIQIDKDISIEKVEVVFDTRPLDTKDKEDEKYWDDLTVVLTSPDGTKSILAQPTKLPNDLDFDDRNQTAEDPKPFTWIFTSARHWSESSKGMWELQVLDENGNEVEGYWESWKLNIYGTEPTVNVIAADANAAESGNDPGTFTFTRTGSKKNDLIVSYSVTGTATNGTDYNVPLTGTVTIPAGQDSVSVSITPVDDVLFEKDETVTVKIDPVSGYNIGTENSTTVIIAENDLLSEEFTDIGAALTGGSNSSVDWGDFDNDGDLDLVLAGSNNSKVYRNDNGNFTDIGASLTGVLGGSLDWGDYDNDGDLDILLTGSDSSSNSVSKIYRNDSGTFFDVNAPLTGVSSSSATWGDFDNDGDLDILLSGFDSSGTEVAGIYRNDNGSFSNIGSGLKGFSTGSGVWGDYDSDGDLDILLTGKRGSREFSEIYRNDNGSFTNINASLTGVAFSSAAWGDYDKDGDLDIVLTGNEDEDWLTFVSKVYRNDGGNFNDIGASLTGVERGSAAWGDYDNDGDLDILLTGRDAGFQPVSKLYRNDNGNFTDTNAPLMNVGRGAAAWGDYDKDGDLDIVLTGWNGGSGVTKVYKNNTVKLNTIPTTPSGLNASVNENSVSLNWNPSSDAETPGNALTYNLRVGTTPGGSEIVSPMANGDGTRKVAQMGNVNQNADWTLDYLTPGTYYWSVQAVDNNFVGSPFAKEGSFTVTNQPKTLLSIGAVQALIPEVDGSSGQFLISRRGDITTPLSVNYAVGGTAANGTDYQPLSGNVIIPAGSVTATIPIDIIDDTVSEGGEETVVISLNPDLAYDLGSPNSSTMTIYDGAIAVLRGSVTPL; encoded by the coding sequence ATGTCTACTTTTGATATCGGGTTGCTCAATACTTCCTATCAGATAACAGATACGCTTAATTCCATTTATCCTTCTGATATATATAACTTTGCCCTTAATAATACCCAAAGCTTACAATTATCCCTAACAAACATCAGTATTCCAGTAGAATGGCAACTGAAAAACCAAGAAGGAAAAACTTTACAAAGTGGCTCCATAAACCCCACCAACTCAGAAGTAATTAATTTAAATAATTTGTCAGATGGAGGATACACTATTGAGCTTTTCCAAAGCAGTGGTGATACTAACTACACTCTCGGTATTGATCCGATTACTGGATCAGATGTAGGAACACAATCTTCCAGCAATGGACAAAATAAACTTGATAAACAACAGAATAATCAAGACAGTAAAGTATTAGTTGATTTAGTTAACCAACCTCCTAAAAAGCTAGAATTTACCATTGATTCGTCTTATAAATTAGGTGAATCTATTAATGTGCAAAATGCTAAAGTATTTGACGAAGAGAAAAATCTAGAAAAAGTTGATTTTTCGTTAAAAGCAGAAGAAGGTGGCTGGACTGATATTAGTGATGCTATGATTTTTAGCACTGATAATGAAGGATGGGCTACTTTTAATTATTCTTTAACTGACTTACCAATAGGTAATTACCATTTAAAAGCAAGTGCCTACGACAGCTTGGGCAAGAAAAGCAATGAGGTAGTGAAAAAATTTACAGTTGAGTATGTTAATCTTGCACCCAATAATTTAGAGTTTACTATTCCTAAAAGTAGTTACTTTGTTAATGAAACTGTTAACTTAACAGGTGGTAAAATTTATGATGAAAATGGTGCAATTGATTTACAAAAAGTAGATTTTTGGGTCCAGAAAAATAGTGGCGAATGGCAAGATATTAGCGATGTCATTAGTTTTACGACTGATAGTATAGATAAACGTTGGGCGACGTTTGATTATAACTTAAACGGTTTAGAAGTGGGGAATTATCAACTCAAAGGAATAGCTTATGACCAGTTTGCAGCTAAGAGTAATGAAGTAATTCAAAGTTTTTCCATTGTAAATCCGTCAACTGAAACGCCAACAACACCAACGCCAACAACGCCAATAATACCTGTAAATCCTCAACCCGAAGAACCCGTAATACCTCCAATAACAATCCCACCACTGCCGCTTAACAAAGCGCCTGAATTCCTAGAATTTAGTATTTTACCTTTATATACAAATGCGGAAAATTTAAGCTTTAGTAATGCTAAAGTTTACGATCCAAATGGGGTTAGTGATATAGATAAAGTATATTTTTGGTTAGGAAATACTGCTGGTCAACAAGTTGGTACAAGTATAGTTGGAGAATTCACACCTGATAGTAAAGGTTGGGCTAGATTTGATTTTAGTTACAACTTGAGTAATCTAGCACCAGGTCGTTATCAACTGTGGGCGATCGCACAAGACAAAGCCGGAAATTATAGTAATCCAGCGATCGAAAACTTTTCTGTAATTACCGATCCCGGATCGGGTGGTTTATCCGATGAAATTAGGCTAGCTATAGCCAATTCAGCTAACATCGAAAATTACACTCCTGAACAATTAGCTAAAGCAAAAAGTTGGGTAGTAGGAGTAACACCTGGTCAATCTTCTCAAAATTTAGCTACTGCGATCGGTGCTTATGATTGGGGCGCTAGCGAACAATTACCAAATACTTATATTTGGGAATTTCCTAACACTATTGCTCCTACTATGATTTCTGAACAATTAAATTCTCTCAATGGAGTAGAATTTGCTTACCCGCTAATACCCATGCGGTTAATTCCCCAATCCGAACCAAACGATCCACTTTTTGCTAACCAGTGGCATCTATTAAATAAAGGGCAAACAGGTGGAACTCAGGATGCTGATTTAAATGTTGTTCCAGCATGGAACTTAGCACGGGGTAAAGGTGTAGTTATTGGCGTGGTAGATGATGGTTTGCAATATACACACCCTGATTTGGAAAAGCGGTATTTAGCTAGTTTGAGTCGTGATTTTAATGAAACAATTGGCTTTGATGGTCGCTATGCTTATAGAGATAAGCCCTTGTATAAAGAAATTTACGACCAAAGTTACATCTACGATAACGATGTCAATCCAACTTACAAAGCTACGATTGTAGATAATTTTAACAATGTTCCAAAAGATATAAGCTATAATTTGCTACCTCTGGATGTGCCTTTAACAGGAGTTATTAGGGATATCAATGTTTTGTTAGACATTGATCATCTTAGATCCAAAGATTTAGCAGCATATTTGAGTAGCCCAATAGAGAAGATCTTCAATCCTTTAATTGGTACAGGAGCTACTCGCAACAGGCTACCTCTAGGAGGAACAGACCCGGACGATCTGCTGCTTACATTGTTTGAGAATAATGTGGGAAGAAAAGATGGCAGCTTTTTTAATTTTAATCCAATTAGGTTAGATCAAGAAGCTAGCACACTGATTACCCAAGCTCTGCCGCCTTTTTATGGCAGCTATCAACCGCAGATGTCACTGTCTAAATTTTACGATCAGTATGCAATGGGCAAATGGAACTTAACAGTTCGTGATAATAGGACAGGAATTTCAGGCAAACTTTATGAGTTTGGTTTGGAACTTGATACTTATAACCCGCACGGAACTGCTGTGGCAGGTCTGATTGCTGCTAGTGGAAACAACAATATTGGTGGTACTGGTGTAGCACCGGAAGCTTCTCTAGCGGGACTGCGCTTAATAGCTGATGAAGTAGTAGATCGGCAAATATCAGATGCTTTTTCTTATCGTAATGATGCTATTCACATCTACAACAATAGTTGGAAAGAACGAGACTGGCTTAACAAGGCACCGATGAGTTTAAAATCCTTAGAAACGGCAATAAAATTTGGTCGAAATGGATTAGGAAATATTCATGTATTTGCCGGAGGTAACGATAAATCTTATCGTAGCAATGTAAACTATAACGGATTTGCGAATTCTCGGTATGCGATCGCAGTTGGAGCTATAGATCATGATGGGAAGCAAAGTTGGTACAGCGAACCTGGAGCTCCGCTTTTAGTCTCAGCTTACTCCAGTTTCTATGACTCTGATAATAATAATAATTCTGTTGCTGTTACTACGACCGATCTTGAAGAAGGTCAGGGTTATAGTGAATCTGGTTACACTAATCGTTCTAGTCGCTTTGGTGGCACATCAGCAGCAGCTGGTTTAGTATCAGGTGTGGTTGCTCTAATGTTAGATGCCAACCCCGATCTTAGTTGGCGTGATGTTCAAGACATCTTAGTAAAAACTGCCCGGAAAAATGATTTTGATGAAATCGATCCTGAGAGTGGTTGGTGGCAAAATGGCGGTGGTCTTTGGGTTAATCATCAATACGGATTTGGCGCTGTCGATGCTGAGGCAGCTGTAAGAGAAGCATCTAATGCAAATCGGATACCATTAGCACCAGAAGTTTCAGTTACTTCTGTTTTAGAAGAGGTTCTTCAGTCTATACCAGACGGTGATGCAGATACAGGAATATCATCAACAATTCAGATTGATAAAGACATTAGTATCGAGAAAGTTGAAGTGGTTTTCGATACTAGACCGCTAGATACCAAAGATAAAGAAGATGAAAAATATTGGGACGATTTGACCGTAGTGCTTACATCTCCAGATGGAACAAAATCGATTTTGGCACAACCCACCAAACTTCCCAACGATCTAGATTTTGACGATCGGAATCAAACAGCAGAAGACCCAAAGCCATTTACCTGGATTTTTACATCTGCGCGTCATTGGAGTGAATCTTCCAAAGGAATGTGGGAACTACAGGTTTTGGATGAGAATGGCAATGAAGTTGAAGGGTATTGGGAATCATGGAAGCTTAATATTTACGGAACTGAACCAACAGTTAATGTAATTGCTGCCGATGCTAATGCAGCGGAAAGCGGTAACGACCCTGGTACATTTACCTTCACCCGCACTGGCAGCAAAAAAAATGACTTGATAGTAAGTTATTCCGTAACTGGAACAGCTACCAATGGCACAGATTACAATGTTCCTCTGACGGGTACCGTGACTATCCCAGCAGGACAAGATTCAGTATCAGTTTCTATTACACCTGTTGATGATGTTTTATTTGAAAAAGACGAAACGGTTACAGTAAAAATCGATCCAGTGAGTGGCTATAATATCGGCACAGAAAATAGTACTACGGTTATAATCGCTGAAAACGATCTCCTCTCCGAGGAATTCACTGATATAGGGGCTGCTTTAACAGGTGGTAGCAACAGTTCTGTAGACTGGGGAGACTTTGACAACGATGGCGACCTCGATCTTGTATTAGCAGGTTCAAATAACTCCAAAGTCTACCGAAATGACAATGGTAACTTTACTGATATTGGTGCATCTCTAACAGGTGTTTTAGGAGGTTCTCTTGACTGGGGGGACTATGACAATGATGGGGATCTCGATATTCTCTTGACAGGCAGCGATAGTTCATCCAATTCTGTTTCTAAAATTTATCGAAATGATAGTGGCACTTTCTTTGATGTTAATGCTCCTTTGACAGGAGTTAGTTCAAGTTCAGCGACTTGGGGAGACTTTGACAACGATGGCGATCTTGATATTCTCTTGAGTGGTTTTGACAGTTCAGGCACTGAGGTAGCTGGAATCTACCGCAATGATAATGGTAGCTTCAGTAATATTGGATCTGGCTTAAAAGGTTTTTCCACTGGTTCAGGAGTGTGGGGAGACTATGACAGTGATGGCGATCTTGATATCCTCTTGACAGGTAAGAGAGGTTCTAGGGAATTTTCCGAAATCTATCGGAATGATAATGGTAGCTTTACTAATATCAACGCTTCCCTAACGGGTGTTGCTTTTAGTTCTGCTGCATGGGGAGACTATGATAAAGATGGCGACCTCGATATAGTTTTGACAGGCAATGAAGATGAAGATTGGTTAACATTCGTTTCCAAAGTCTATCGTAATGATGGTGGTAATTTTAATGATATTGGTGCAAGCTTGACTGGTGTTGAAAGGGGTTCAGCAGCTTGGGGCGACTATGACAACGATGGCGACCTTGACATCCTATTGACAGGTAGGGATGCAGGTTTCCAACCAGTTTCCAAACTCTATCGTAATGATAACGGTAACTTTACTGATACAAATGCTCCTTTGATGAATGTTGGGCGGGGTGCAGCAGCATGGGGAGATTATGACAAAGATGGCGATCTCGATATTGTGCTAACTGGATGGAATGGTGGAAGCGGTGTTACCAAAGTCTACAAAAACAACACTGTCAAACTGAATACAATCCCCACAACACCCTCTGGTTTGAATGCTTCAGTCAATGAAAATTCTGTTTCCTTAAATTGGAACCCATCTAGTGATGCCGAAACGCCCGGAAACGCTTTAACTTATAACTTGCGAGTGGGAACAACTCCAGGTGGTTCTGAGATTGTATCTCCGATGGCTAATGGTGATGGTACGCGAAAGGTAGCACAAATGGGTAATGTCAATCAAAATGCTGATTGGACTCTCGATTATTTAACGCCTGGTACTTATTATTGGAGCGTACAAGCTGTAGATAATAACTTTGTTGGATCGCCTTTTGCCAAGGAAGGTAGTTTTACAGTAACCAATCAACCTAAAACCCTTCTCTCTATAGGTGCTGTGCAAGCACTTATACCAGAAGTGGATGGTAGTTCTGGTCAATTCTTAATTAGTCGTCGTGGTGATATAACTACTCCACTGTCAGTAAATTACGCTGTGGGAGGAACAGCTGCTAATGGTACAGATTACCAACCACTTAGCGGCAATGTTATCATTCCGGCTGGTTCTGTTACAGCAACAATTCCGATCGACATCATCGATGATACGGTGAGTGAAGGGGGAGAAGAGACTGTCGTGATTAGTTTAAATCCAGACCTAGCTTACGATTTGGGTTCTCCCAACAGTAGCACAATGACCATTTATGATGGGGCAATTGCGGTGTTAAGGGGTAGTGTAACGCCATTATAA